One window of Natrinema sp. SYSU A 869 genomic DNA carries:
- a CDS encoding ISH3 family transposase has product MKCLYHPDTVLTASDLETLALDLLSEIPIPGVEGCGFDSGIIRQTLLQAAVDQKSIKAVTDTTRGTYSDDYTLAQLHTVPPAELEAIANRLLCQQAAMILGAGPRIICLDFVDIHYHGCPHAEPGVICHTKPRDGTSQCHRYLAGFVLCRAKPLVVAVTPVRGDEPKSDAVERVLDHVAALPFDVAGVLADRGFYDGTSIERLNAVASVALPVVRRGKQMAEKLDTTVSYWTEYVMYEGSERELRFPLAVCVSYQQGNRGKHGLLVRAYVACDLTDRTPKDVEALYQKRSAIETAFRTIREARARTSTTDPVVRLLFVLVSFLLRNLWVIVRWGVLATPQRGGRALPVWFRFEVFREWIDHALDDTLRRKWEAPTNCTGIPATYSQLDAG; this is encoded by the coding sequence ATGAAGTGCCTCTACCATCCAGACACCGTTCTTACGGCCTCTGACCTTGAAACCTTAGCGCTTGATCTCCTCTCTGAGATCCCGATCCCCGGAGTCGAAGGCTGCGGCTTCGACTCCGGGATTATCCGACAGACGCTCCTCCAGGCCGCTGTCGATCAGAAATCCATCAAGGCTGTCACTGACACCACTCGTGGAACGTACTCCGATGACTACACGCTTGCCCAACTTCACACGGTCCCGCCTGCTGAACTCGAAGCAATCGCTAACCGCCTTCTCTGTCAGCAGGCGGCGATGATCCTCGGCGCTGGGCCGAGGATCATCTGCCTCGACTTCGTCGATATCCATTATCATGGCTGTCCACACGCTGAACCTGGTGTAATCTGTCACACGAAGCCTCGCGATGGCACCTCCCAGTGCCATCGCTACCTTGCTGGATTTGTTCTTTGTCGGGCCAAACCACTGGTCGTCGCAGTCACACCCGTTCGTGGTGATGAACCGAAGAGCGACGCGGTCGAGCGAGTGCTCGACCACGTCGCGGCCCTCCCCTTTGATGTCGCTGGCGTTCTTGCCGACCGTGGGTTCTACGACGGAACGTCGATCGAGCGACTGAATGCAGTCGCATCAGTCGCTCTTCCAGTCGTGCGGCGCGGAAAACAGATGGCAGAGAAACTCGACACGACGGTGTCCTACTGGACGGAGTACGTGATGTACGAGGGGAGCGAGCGGGAACTACGCTTCCCGCTCGCGGTCTGTGTCTCCTACCAGCAGGGCAATCGAGGTAAACACGGCTTGCTCGTTCGGGCGTACGTGGCGTGCGATCTGACCGATCGCACGCCGAAAGATGTCGAAGCACTCTACCAGAAGCGCTCAGCGATCGAGACAGCTTTCCGAACGATACGTGAAGCGCGTGCACGAACCAGCACGACTGATCCAGTCGTGCGGCTGTTGTTCGTTCTGGTGAGCTTCCTGTTGCGGAATCTCTGGGTGATCGTTCGGTGGGGCGTGCTCGCCACGCCGCAGCGCGGCGGGCGAGCACTGCCTGTCTGGTTCCGGTTCGAGGTCTTCCGCGAGTGGATTGATCACGCACTCGACGACACGTTACGGCGGAAATGGGAAGCACCGACGAACTGTACCGGGATTCCGGCGACCTATAGCCAGCTGGACGCGGGCTGA
- a CDS encoding metalloregulator ArsR/SmtB family transcription factor: protein MVEQQSDDLDLDAVFQALSHPTRRALIEQLAEGPKSVSELADPHDVSLAAVSKHLQALEDAGLVAVEKDGRVRRCHLDAAPLGEAFGWLTRYRVFWEDRFDALADHLEADEE from the coding sequence ATGGTTGAACAACAGTCGGACGATCTGGACCTCGACGCGGTCTTCCAAGCACTGTCGCACCCGACGCGACGTGCGCTCATCGAGCAACTTGCCGAGGGCCCAAAGAGCGTCTCGGAGCTCGCAGACCCCCACGACGTCTCGCTGGCCGCAGTGTCCAAGCACCTGCAGGCACTCGAGGATGCGGGCCTCGTCGCGGTCGAGAAGGACGGACGAGTCCGTCGGTGTCACCTAGATGCGGCACCGCTCGGCGAGGCGTTTGGCTGGTTGACTCGCTACCGCGTCTTCTGGGAGGACCGGTTCGACGCGCTGGCCGACCATCTGGAGGCCGACGAAGAATGA